The nucleotide window TGCTACTGATTGTCTTGCTGAAGATTGGTCAATGTTATTGTGTTCCTCCAACTTAATATAACCGTACGCAAGTGTTACTTGACGTTTTTTCACCATTTCACCATTACTTGTTTAAATGTGTAAACTTTAGATTAATTATGAATACACATTTTTACTGTAGCTTATTACGCTTATTGTAATGAACATCGCCCCTTTTTGCAAAGAAAAAGTTTGAAAGATGTATGTTTACCAAACGcaggtgtttgtctgtgtgtacatgtgtgtgtacttgtgtgtaagcgtgcccgcaagtgtgtgtgtgtgtttgtgtgtgagtgtgtgttagtgtgtgtgtgtgtgtgtgtgtgtgtgtgtgtgtgtgtgtgtgtgtgtgtgtgtgtgtgtgtgtgtgtgtgtgtgtgcgtgtgcgtgtgtgtgtatgcggttgCTATGATATCATGTACATACCTGCAGGGCTTCACTGCGGCAGCATGGCAGCACCAGGCTGAACGGTGGGTGACACACAGAGCTCctcatgcagacagacagcgtGGAATAAGATAAAGTCGCCGGGGATGGATGGCAGTGGCAGACTGCAGTGGTCTACATTACATTCACGTTAGCGCCTGAGCTACAGGGAACACAGAGACTAGCTTAGCATGCGGGGAAGGTCTGGGGTCAGACAGGGGGGGGAACATCAAATGTTCAGTAATCAAGATGTGTGTGCAAAAAAAGAAAGGCAAGGGGCAGGGGTATAGAGACAGGACAGATGGACACACGGTAGGGtcaggagtggggggggggggggggggggggggggggctggaggaaggggagcgaggagggaggggggggggttggggtaggggtcagagaggagaggttaaAGGTGGGCCTAGTGGCTGGCCGACATGGCCCAGGCCCCCTCCATCCTCCAGACGGAGAAGGCGTAGCTCAGTCTTTCGTGGGCCAGGTAGTTGCAGCTGGCCAGTTTGGCGTCCATCTCGTCGCTCTGCAGCACCTGGTAGAGGAAGTCTATGTAGCGCGACGCCAGCTTCAGGATCTGGATCTTGCTCAGCTTGTCCGAGGGCAGCGTGGGGATGATCTTCCGCAGCGAGGCGAAGGCGTCGTTCAGCGACTGCGTGCGCTGCCGCTCCCGCACGTTGGCGATGACGCGCTGCGTGTGCAGGTCCTCGTAGGGCTGCTCCGGCCCGGGCCCCAGCGGCGTGGGCGCCAGCGAGACCACCGCCGTGGGGCTCTTCTTCAGGCGCTTGGGGCCGGCGGCCGGCAGCAGCCCGCCGGGGCTCAGCCCCACGGGCTCCTCCGGACCCCGGCCCAAGCTGTCCTTCTTGGGGAACGGGGAGCGCTTGCGGTTCCCCGGCTGCGGGGTCTTCTTGGAGCcccgctccagctcctcctcgctgGCCCCCAGTCCCCCTTCCGGGGAGCTGGTGCAGGACACCTCTTCTCTCATGGCAGGTCCCTCTGGACGACTTCCTAGAACGCCTCCCTGGCTTCTTCTGATCCAGACACCCGCAATGTCTACAACGCTAGTGCAACGTACAATGGTACAGCCAACGGCTTCTGATCCATCCAGTAACGCAAGcggtggaaggagagagaggaggcaggcaCACTCTTAACTTACAGCCGATGTCGATGCTCCATTGGCCTTACCGCTGGTCCGACGTCTGCACCCCCAAGTCCCGTTGCCTTGTTACCTCGTAAAAGTTCTCACCTCCGCATTGCCAGTCCCAATCTGGCagtggcaacaacaacaaaccctcTGACGGGCTGGTCCTACGGCTGGCCCTCTTTTATACCTAGCCGCTCACCGATGGCCTACGCCCTGCTCCCATTGGCTACACAGAGTTCAGATGGGTGTGTTTAAGTTGGAGCCAGGCAGAGAAGCAGGAAGTGCAGTTTTAGCTGGGTGGACGGTGGAGGAAGGGGTAAGTAGTTCTCCTGGCCAATAGGAAGCGGCGTGTCTAATGCTGCAGTAGATGTCTCAGAGTTTATGGGTTCCAGATTTCTGCTGCGGTTCTCCTGCTGTTGCGCTGCACCACTCAGAACACATTGCTTATCCATCGATCAGGAGGTTGGGAACATCTTTGGGAATAGCGTGCCTTGATCGATATTTTCACATTCACATGTAGTATGTCCTAATTAgaaataataatgttaatatttttATGCTTTGCTTGATTCTGATAATTATTTAACAATGAAGCGTTCATTATAGTATTACCCTGATATGatcaatttataaaaaaataaattactgAGTTATTGATATCCAGGTCGATGTTCAATCATTGTTtataaaatcaatcaatcaattctcCTCTGTAACAGTTAATTCAGCCCGAACACTGGTATGGTCGTTTTTTGCCCAACAAAACGACACGCTTTGTTTGGCTTTGTGCTTTCGGAATGAAAAACGTTTCCGAAAGCAAAATGCCAAATTGGATTGTCAAACGGAAACTTTGAAAACTTAAGGCGGCGTTCGATTACACAGTGCGGTCTCTGTATCTCTAAACTGTGAGTTGGTACTAgttcaaaaaacaacaaaaaggaaTTTCAAAGGCCTTTAGTAAAATATGAGCCAATTACTGTATCAGCATCAGCTGATACAAGTGAAAACACCTTTTTACCTTAAAGAAACAGAAAATAAACGACTCTGTCCACATTCAAGTACACATTCTTTCCTCGGAGCATGGCCGCAATGACACCTAATGAATACACTTCACTGAAGCTGATAACGTCGGCCCAATCTCCAGCTCTCTCCCTTTTCAGAAGTGTCTCCGTGGAG belongs to Gadus morhua chromosome 13, gadMor3.0, whole genome shotgun sequence and includes:
- the LOC115557368 gene encoding twist-related protein 2-like, with product MREEVSCTSSPEGGLGASEEELERGSKKTPQPGNRKRSPFPKKDSLGRGPEEPVGLSPGGLLPAAGPKRLKKSPTAVVSLAPTPLGPGPEQPYEDLHTQRVIANVRERQRTQSLNDAFASLRKIIPTLPSDKLSKIQILKLASRYIDFLYQVLQSDEMDAKLASCNYLAHERLSYAFSVWRMEGAWAMSASH